In Maridesulfovibrio sp., the following proteins share a genomic window:
- a CDS encoding LysR family transcriptional regulator: protein MRMRQLRYFIAVAEELHFGKAAERLHIQQPPLSRQIQNLEEELEVLLFKRNNRKVELTEEGKYFLQEAKEMLSIMDRSRTTLQAMGNGQAGKLKVSFIYLALSSTFPQVVGDFIKNFPEVDVSLYDENTYDQINAVQEGTRHVGFVTMNLVDTKGLKCMMVHKTSTCAAIPASHPLAKKNVLTLEDLSELPYICSTDSYCRMRVKEMQKIFNERDLELKIGMQYERKHTGNVFVAAGLGWTVINSDSAGTIPDGITLKPLEIELHPFEIGLIWNPERITPLVRNFIEFYKQRIEE from the coding sequence ATGCGCATGCGTCAATTACGCTATTTTATCGCTGTTGCTGAAGAGCTTCACTTTGGAAAGGCGGCAGAACGGTTGCATATCCAGCAACCGCCGCTCAGCAGACAGATTCAAAACCTGGAAGAAGAGCTGGAAGTCCTGCTGTTCAAACGCAACAACCGTAAAGTCGAACTTACAGAAGAAGGCAAATACTTCTTGCAGGAAGCAAAAGAAATGCTGAGCATCATGGACCGCTCCAGAACAACTCTCCAGGCCATGGGGAATGGGCAGGCGGGCAAGCTCAAGGTCAGCTTTATTTATCTGGCCCTGTCTTCGACTTTCCCGCAGGTCGTGGGCGATTTCATAAAAAATTTCCCTGAAGTTGATGTCAGCCTCTACGATGAAAATACATACGACCAGATTAATGCGGTCCAGGAAGGAACCCGGCACGTGGGCTTCGTGACCATGAACCTTGTGGACACCAAGGGCCTTAAGTGCATGATGGTTCATAAGACAAGTACCTGTGCTGCTATTCCTGCCAGCCACCCCCTTGCGAAAAAAAACGTGCTGACTCTGGAGGATCTCTCGGAACTGCCCTACATATGCAGCACGGATTCATACTGCCGCATGCGGGTAAAAGAGATGCAGAAAATTTTCAACGAAAGAGACCTTGAGCTTAAAATAGGTATGCAATACGAACGCAAACACACCGGGAACGTATTTGTCGCTGCGGGACTTGGCTGGACGGTAATCAACAGTGATTCAGCAGGAACCATCCCCGACGGAATAACCCTCAAACCCCTTGAGATAGAGTTGCATCCCTTTGAGATAGGTCTGATCTGGAATCCGGAAAGAATAACCCCGCTGGTGCGAAATTTTATTGAGTTTTACAAGCAGCGCATTGAGGAATAA
- a CDS encoding HD domain-containing protein translates to MPIPTPEQCEGLLASHNTPETTVIHSRIVRDVARRIGRDLKWLRDRGPNLALISAGALLHDIAKGQEDHAAAGATILREEGYAEVADIVAAHNDLEYSGELPVTEKEIVFIADKLVKGDQMVTVIYMYDHKIDACGNDTQKINNLKRRKETALRIKTSIEHETGKNLEELAIAED, encoded by the coding sequence ATGCCCATCCCAACCCCGGAACAATGCGAGGGACTCCTCGCTTCCCACAACACCCCGGAAACAACTGTAATCCACTCCAGAATAGTCCGCGACGTTGCCCGGCGCATTGGGCGCGATTTAAAATGGCTGCGCGACAGAGGGCCCAATCTGGCCCTGATATCAGCAGGAGCCTTATTGCATGATATTGCCAAAGGTCAGGAAGACCATGCTGCAGCGGGAGCAACTATTCTACGGGAAGAAGGTTATGCCGAAGTAGCTGACATCGTTGCCGCCCATAACGACCTTGAATATTCCGGAGAACTTCCAGTTACCGAGAAAGAAATCGTCTTTATTGCCGACAAACTGGTCAAAGGTGACCAGATGGTCACAGTCATTTATATGTATGACCATAAAATAGACGCATGCGGGAATGATACCCAAAAGATAAATAATTTGAAAAGACGCAAAGAAACGGCATTGCGCATTAAGACATCCATTGAACATGAAACCGGTAAAAACCTTGAAGAGCTGGCAATTGCTGAAGATTAA
- a CDS encoding GAK system XXXCH domain-containing protein, with amino-acid sequence MAKKTKIEKYIQPGELPAFLRKMADALEGGAPEDDAYLVMIEGFKKLKINIRNEFGHTAVKVTAKPMPEEHDEIPDDKTENSAAEETTTDKPKYKTIKKRMKASFKVIFKSVHAGTIPPSGVVEEFMADSQLMVSYEGYGDEYYDEYMEACEKFQQACTDSDVEAAHKACDEINSITAHCHSRYK; translated from the coding sequence ATGGCAAAAAAAACTAAAATTGAAAAATATATACAGCCCGGCGAACTCCCGGCCTTCCTGCGTAAAATGGCTGACGCCCTTGAGGGCGGAGCACCCGAAGACGATGCATATCTGGTAATGATTGAAGGTTTCAAGAAGCTTAAGATCAATATTCGAAATGAGTTCGGACACACAGCCGTTAAAGTCACAGCCAAACCAATGCCTGAAGAACATGACGAGATCCCTGACGACAAAACAGAGAACTCCGCAGCAGAAGAGACTACAACGGATAAACCAAAATATAAGACCATTAAAAAAAGGATGAAAGCATCCTTCAAAGTCATCTTCAAATCCGTACATGCCGGCACCATTCCCCCTTCCGGTGTGGTGGAAGAATTCATGGCCGATTCACAGCTCATGGTCAGCTACGAAGGGTATGGTGATGAATATTATGATGAATACATGGAAGCATGTGAAAAATTCCAGCAGGCCTGCACCGACTCAGATGTCGAGGCAGCCCACAAAGCCTGTGACGAGATAAACAGCATTACCGCCCACTGCCATTCAAGGTATAAATGA
- a CDS encoding D-serine ammonia-lyase, whose translation MTAKKYGGKSVDEWIELHSIIQQLVWCEEVSWFNTEIKKVADAAAEIPFGEAGVMDAVDRLERFRPYIAKVFPETADAGGLIESPVREIPAMKAALEEKYSLTLRGRLVAKCDNLLPISGSIKARGGIYEVLKHAELLALKTGMLTTADDYSIIDLEKFRSFYGKHSIAVGSTGNLGLSIGIMGAQLGFKVSVHMSADARQWKKDMLRSKGVNVLEYESDYSLAVAKGRREAAADPSCYFIDDENSINLFMGYAVAAGRLKKQFDEMGVVVDEGHPLFAYLPCGVGGGPGGVAFGLKLVFGDNVHCIFAEPTHSPSMLLGLYTGLHDEVSVQDFGIDNLTAADGLAVGRPSGFVGRTLHELLDGVITVSDENLYLFLAMIADTEQMALEPSALAGVPGIIRVLADQDYLARHNLIGKMEQATHLAWCTGGSMVPDDEMAAYYKKGKQLCG comes from the coding sequence GTGACTGCTAAAAAATATGGCGGAAAGAGCGTGGATGAGTGGATTGAACTTCATTCGATTATACAGCAGCTGGTCTGGTGTGAAGAGGTCAGCTGGTTTAATACCGAAATTAAAAAAGTTGCTGATGCGGCAGCTGAAATACCTTTTGGCGAAGCTGGTGTCATGGATGCCGTGGATAGATTGGAAAGATTCAGGCCGTACATTGCCAAGGTCTTTCCTGAAACAGCTGATGCTGGAGGTCTTATAGAGTCTCCTGTCAGGGAAATTCCTGCCATGAAAGCGGCACTGGAAGAAAAGTACAGTTTGACTCTCAGGGGCAGGTTGGTTGCCAAGTGTGATAATCTCCTTCCTATTTCCGGTTCCATTAAGGCTCGTGGGGGAATCTATGAAGTTCTGAAACACGCCGAGTTGTTGGCCCTGAAAACCGGGATGCTGACTACAGCTGATGATTACTCGATAATTGATTTAGAAAAGTTCCGATCTTTCTATGGGAAGCATTCCATTGCAGTTGGATCGACGGGTAACTTGGGTCTTTCAATAGGAATTATGGGGGCGCAGCTTGGTTTTAAAGTCAGTGTACATATGTCTGCTGATGCACGGCAATGGAAAAAGGATATGTTGCGCTCAAAAGGTGTTAACGTTCTGGAATATGAATCTGATTATAGTCTGGCTGTAGCCAAAGGGCGCCGCGAAGCTGCTGCTGATCCGAGCTGCTATTTCATTGATGATGAAAACTCGATCAATCTTTTCATGGGTTATGCTGTTGCCGCCGGACGCTTGAAAAAGCAGTTCGATGAAATGGGGGTTGTGGTAGATGAGGGGCATCCCTTGTTTGCGTATCTCCCTTGTGGTGTAGGCGGTGGGCCCGGCGGGGTTGCTTTTGGTTTGAAGTTGGTTTTCGGAGACAATGTGCATTGTATTTTTGCCGAACCAACCCATTCTCCATCCATGCTGCTAGGACTATACACCGGATTGCATGATGAGGTGAGTGTGCAGGATTTCGGAATAGATAACCTGACCGCAGCTGATGGCTTGGCTGTCGGGCGACCTTCCGGATTTGTCGGGCGAACTCTGCATGAACTTCTGGATGGGGTAATTACAGTCAGTGACGAGAATCTGTATCTGTTTCTCGCCATGATAGCGGATACCGAACAAATGGCTTTGGAACCGTCAGCACTTGCCGGAGTTCCCGGTATCATCAGAGTCTTGGCTGATCAGGATTATCTTGCCCGGCATAACCTGATCGGGAAAATGGAACAGGCTACCCATCTCGCATGGTGTACAGGCGGGAGCATGGTTCCTGATGATGAAATGGCTGCCTACTATAAGAAGGGTAAGCAGCTTTGTGGATAG
- a CDS encoding amphi-Trp domain-containing protein, whose product MAGEKKFVFESLQDAETIRTFLQSLVDGFESGNIKLSTNGDNIELHPEGLLNFTVKAKRKAGSNKINIKIGWKDFDIEAETSDKTLNIDI is encoded by the coding sequence ATGGCTGGCGAAAAAAAATTTGTATTTGAATCACTGCAGGATGCGGAAACCATCCGAACTTTCCTGCAATCCCTTGTCGACGGATTTGAGTCCGGAAATATAAAACTTTCCACCAACGGCGATAATATTGAACTGCACCCGGAAGGTCTGCTTAATTTTACAGTAAAAGCTAAAAGAAAAGCCGGTAGCAATAAAATCAACATTAAAATCGGTTGGAAAGATTTTGACATAGAGGCAGAAACTTCTGACAAAACCCTAAACATCGATATCTAA